The stretch of DNA ttttacgttcattttgttgttattgagattctatactgTACCGACCCGgtcagtcattttgagtgttTTAGCCCCattccccccatttactgctcattttatccTTATTAGATGCTATGTTGCTTgccgggatagttggttcggttccagggatgtttcggattgagttgagacacttagtctcaaggttggaagtttatgttgaaaaggttgaccggatgttgacttatatgtaaatggatcgggaatggagttttgatggttctgatagctcccttggatgattttggacttaggattgtgttcgtatagtgatttggaggtctgtagttgatttaggcttgaaatggcgaaagttgaaaaattagaaattttggaaattgagaagtttgaccgagagttgactttgtggttaccgggctcagattttggttccgtGAGTTAGAGTAGGAtctttgtgtcatttatgacttgtatgcgaaatttgaggtcaatcggacgtgatttgatagatttcggcatcgatggtagaagttggaattctttagttttcattaggcttgaattggggtgcgattcatgtttttgatattgtttgatgtgatttgagggctcgactaagttcgtatcgggttttaggaattgttggtatatttggttgaggtcctgggggcctcgggatTGATTCGTATGGGAATCGGGTTGAAATTTGGACTTGAGAGAAAATCTGggttgctggtgtctggtgtcatcgcacatgCGGGGTTTTGGTCCCAGGTGCGTGACCGCATAAGTGAGGGAATGGTTGCAGGTGCAGTTTCGACGAAGCTGGGCAGCGATCGCAGGTACGAATGGTTGTCCACACCTGCGAGGTCACAGATACAGAGaggtgtcgcaggtgcgagattgggAAAGGAAGCTTgggggcgcaggtgcggaagtatatacgcagatgcggatgcgcatctgTGCATGAGAGACTGCAGATGCGGAAGTGGGCTGGACGTCCTGGATCGCAGACGCCTTGGAAAATCCGTAGAagcggcatcgcagatgcggtcgtGTGATCCGCAAAAGCAAAAGCACTAGGCAGATTATATTAattcgagggttcgtgattttatcatttttggacatttcaagctcgggctaaGGCGAAGTTTGAGAGGGATTTTGAGGGGTTTcttaaggtaagtcacttgtgatcatttttattcaataatattattttcccattgaatttcccacctagtttgtgtgtttttgtGACTTTTATAGGTTTCTGAGACGTAGGCCCGGGGGTTaaattttgagttgactttttgacttttgattaaggatttagtattttcttactgaattgattcctttagctcttGTTGATTttatcgaactgtttgtggctagattcgacgcattcggaggccgattcgcgaggcaagggcttattggagtagggatttgcacgatttgaggtaagtaacacttctaaacttggttctgagggtataaaaccccgaactacgtgttatgtgattggtattgaggtgacgcacatgctaggtgatgggcgtgtgagcgtgcactataggaattgtgacttggtcaatccCATGGagctgtatagttgaataatcttgtcGTTACCCGTATTTTCACCATATGTTAGAGAAGTTAAGCTGTCaatgatgttagaaatcatgcttaggctacgtgttggtactgttgggacccaacgatgtcgtgttacatgttggattatttgtttaattttccATTTTGTACTCATTCATAGTTattatatgcatatcatatctttgcctctgttgtcctttattgatacattatatcatcattgtttgggctgattatcatgattcttgaaagcacaagagactggagagattgatgactgagtgaggccaagggcctgattgtgaggatatttattgtcacgccccaaaaccgaggagcacgaccggcgctcaactgagtgaacccagctgagcaagcctattaaatttccttctatccaaactcattcatgaataaagagaatatatgttttcattAATCATACAATAAAGTGATCGTGTCTgtaataccaatttcttaccaatagtttcttcatttaaagtcttaatttcacacacatttttcataatctgaagtggaaatagtaattcaaacacaacataacaagtttgacttccccagcaccaacatacaatccacactatgtctacggagtctctatagataaagaagagtacaatgataatgccggcaacaaggccccggctgtacctcaaacagaatatacAAGATACAAAAGATGCATGACcctgggatgaagtggggctcaccaagtcaattGGGAAGAAGGAGTAGTGCTATcaatgatcaatatctcctgctgtggaaccacctgcatccatttaaagatagcgccccaggcaaaaggggcattactaccgtcgaatagcactagtatatataactaaacacccactcaatagaacaaataatacaaacaagaatatcataatatcaatgatgCCTTAATCaaaatcaaacctcaatttaggatcaagacggTGTTCAATTTTCATATCTCATGTggagagatttttagtatcgacataccattgtccacaatatcATTATTCACCAtatcagtaccaccgtactctcagcacggagtccgatcacgacccgatcggctaggctatctccttaGAGACATCGACCATAATTactatcaatatcaataccaccgtctttaacacgtaGTCCGATCACGAACCGATCGgttaggctatccattagggacatcgaccacaatcaccatttcaattacaatttccagcataatcaccactatgtgtgcggcatggtgtccaatcacgacccgaccgtctaggctgtcttatttgagacatcaacctttttatatcaatcatcgcatttcatattactttcatatcttttcatttcattggcactaatggccataattataagatcattcttggcacgttggccatattcagtatttcatgctcaccttttcactttcaaacatcaacgTCATCATTACCAACAATAACAATTCAATTCAAGgtatgtagtacacatgtgagcaattaagagtcataaggcacatagagatattgtataaaatttggcgtaatagccttcatttgagcttgacttgaagtcgaaacattattaatgcacaccccatattttaacacatcctcaattgataacataacataaataaagtatttgggatacttgttgaacatatatctttcaacgcAATCTTActtggaatagccaattttataatgaaccactcgggacttacacaATTTACATAattatcatgggattcaattctaagagaagagtttagccaacatacctcaattaagcttccttaaactctaaattattccgaaattattagcaactttaatctattgtagaaatataacaaattgaaccaaaattaggaagatgctcatggttctagctcatttgagtattttatcaaacactagatgtgcattaaggtttcaaggtccttttatggaggattccatcatcccacaacccaatctttacaatttttagctcaacaatcttcctacaccctttgataacacatgcatgtataATAAAAAaccctcatgcccaaatattatcttgctaattacccatttctagacaaaattcgaaattgagggttagggtgtagaatcttacctctaggatgaagacctagtgagtttcccttcttaatcttccaaaacttgagcaagaattgaagaacaattattgaagaacactttctcactctagggcactctctctcactataaaatgtcagattatagctccaaaatggcccaaagagtgtatttaacgaagtagggtcaggtttttaaaacccaaaaatggagctccagaacaaggtctgcgatcgcataatcgatatgcagaccgcatatcgatTGCATAATTGGTCCAAAATTTGGCAAACATTTGTCtgtgtttgcggtcactatgcggcccgcatatccattctgcggtcgcataatgaatcgtagaacagttatgcggtcgcatagtcaccGCATAATTGCTTCAAAACTGACCCTCTCccgcctcacttctgcggcccacATAAATGCATTTTCctgccaaacattttcctttatcCGTCAGTGTATTgttcgaaatattattttctagtccggcaccatgaaacattattttcttttttctttgcaaGATTTTATGGagtcttacattctcccccacttaggatcattcgtcctcaaacgaggaTCAAAAtgtgttattagcatcttatgcaactcagttttcataccacacaccagcagccctaaatttgactaactccctaaatttccaaacttttctccagagtttcccctgtaagtGGGCCTATCcccctgtcagagagccccagaaatacatcctaacagcatatacataatccaatgacataacataatacaaaacaacaccaactgtggccttataagcaatatatttccagaaaggaacacccttaacgccaattgttcaaatgatacaaaattcataaaaggtAAGTCGTATAATCTTCCTAGATCACAACtatataaatacatggtcattcaaacaaataaggatactttttcttcatttcttcctcggcctcctaagtagcctcttcaacctgttggtttcgccatagcactttcacaaATGTAATTTCCTTGTTTCTCAACTTACGAACTTGCCgaacaataatagaaactggaatctcttcgtaagtcaatttctcatttacctcaatagtctcaaccggaacaatgagtgtcagatctccgactactttcttcaacatacacacatgaaacaccgggtgtaccaatgacatctcaggtggtagctcaagcttgtacgccacctcaccgatcctctgaatgattttgtacggtccgacatacctcggactcaatttccctttcctaccaaattgcattacacccttcatgggggaaacattCAAGAATATCCAATCATCTTCTATGAACTCCAAATCCttatgacgaacatccgaataggatttctgacgactctgagtagtCTTCAACCGCTATTTAAtgaatttaactttttccatagcttgATACACGAggtttggccctatcaactctgcttcccaaatttcaaaccacccaatgggagatctacatctcctaccatataaagtctCGAACGGTgacatctgaatgctagcatgatagctattgttgtatgctaattctatgagtggtaaatgatcatcccagctacctttgaagtctagaacacaagcgcgcaatatatcctcaagcgtctgaatagtccactctgcctgcccgtcagtctgcgggtgaaaggctatactaagattcacctgagtactcaaaccttgctaaaatttcttttaaaatttagcagtgaattgtgctccccgatcagaaatgatggaaactggggtgccatgccaGCTGACTATttatttgatatacaactgagcatactgctccgttgtgtcggtagacttaaccggcaaaaagtgtgttgatttcgtgagtcgaacttcaatcacccaaattgagtcaaacttgcgcggagtgcgcggtaatcctaccacaaagtccatattaatcattttccacttccacattggaatttctatattctgtgccaacccaccgggccgttggtgttcggccttcacttctGACAATTTAGAAATCTTTCCACAAAGCCCGccatattcctcttcatatcattccaccaatagacttccttaagatcatgatacatttttgtagaacctgggtgcacggaatacctagatgtgtgagcttcagtcataattctttcacggagaccatccacgtttggaacacatagtcgcccttggtaccttaatgtaccatcatccatgccaagagaaaaggccatggtcttatgtttatgaatcccctcttttaatttcaccaacaatggatcgttgtattgcttctctttgacttccactacaagcgatgattcagccttattttgcacaattacccctcctccACTAGAGTCCAcgagacgaactcccaaactagccaatcagtgaacttccttggccaatggcctttgatatgcctccaagtgagccaaactacccatggatttcaggctaagagcatctgccacaacattggcctttcccgaatgatatagaatatcaatgttgTAGTCCtggagtaactcaagccatcttctctgcctcagattcaattccttctgcttgaaaatatattgaaggcttttatggcccatgaatatatccacatggaccccatataaataatgacgccaaattttcaatgcaaacaccactgccgcaagttctaaatcatgagttggatagttcttttcatgattcttgagttgcctggaaatataagctataacctttccatgttgcattaatgcACATCCAAgaccaattcttgaagcatcaaaatataccacaaatccatttaTTCCCTCTgatagagtcaacaccggtgccgtagtcaatcttgctttcaattccttgaaactcttttcacaagcatctgaccattggaacttaatcgccttctgtgtcaatttagtcaatggggaggcaagagtagaaaacccctccacaaactttctgtaatatccagctaagcctaagaaactatgaatctctgttggagttattGGCCTCGGCCAATttttcacagctgaaattttctgaggatcaaccttaattccctcactagagactacatgacccaagaatatgaccgattcaagccaaaatttacacttttaaaactttgcatataattggTGCTAATGTAGGGTTTGCAGACTACCCTAAGATGATcagcatggtcttctcgacttcgtgaatatacaagaatatcttcaataaacactatcacaaatgagttgaggaatggcttaaaaactcgattcataagatccatgaaggttgctggggcatttgtaatcccaaaagatatcactagaaactcaaaatgcccataccgggtcctaaaagctgttttcgaaatataccgctccctgatcttcgattggtgatacccggattttaaatcaatcttggagaagtacttggcaccttgcaattgatcaaacaagtcgtctatacttggcagtgggtacttattcttgattgtgaccttattaagctaTCGATAgccaatacacattctcagtgacccatctttctttcttgcAAAAAGGACTggtgccccaaggcgacacacttggctgGATAAAACCCTTtgctaacaaatctctcaattgttcctttagctctttcaattctgccggtgccattctatagggtggaatagatataggatatgtgtctggcatcacatcaatcccaaaatcaatctccctgtttggtgagatcccagggagttcatccggaaagactctcgaaaattcattcacaacaggcacggactcaagtgtaggtgcctcagtatcggtgtccgtaaccggaccaaatggtaaatacaccccttgttgattatttttgtggCCTTAAGATAAGAAATAAAACTATCCTTCGGCACTACATTATCAcccttccattcaataactggctcatttgtaaattcgaacctaacagttttGTTCCGGCAATCAAGTTTGGCAAAATataaataaagccaatccatccctattatcacatcaaaatcgaccattctcaattcaataagatcggccacagtGTCCtgaccacgcaacgtgacaacacaatccctataaacccgagCGGCCAAAATAGattcaccaaccggagtagatacagagaacgactcatgaagttgttccggttctatcccaaattccatagcaacataaagtgtgacatatgacaaagtagaactgggatcaataagagcatacacatcatgagattggacagtcaatatacctgtgacaatatctgaagaagcctctgaattctggcgacccctcatagcatagaaacagttggatcctcccgaactctgtgctccacccctagctgcaccacgccctgcgggtgttggggtgcctcgagctggaggatgtgttgcggatgtagtagctacagaactggttggttgtgccatgcccctgcccgcaccctggcgggacgaacgatAATCCCTccgaatatgacccctcaatccacatccgtagcatatgggtaagtctatgtagcatattcctaggtgcatctttccacaatGAGGGCATGAGGgcctcctctgctgctggaatctaccaccatgatgaCCCTGTTGATAGGAGCCCCTATtaccctgactgggcctgaaacggctccactgctgctgctgactgggccctgatggcagtgcactagctgaagactgagcaaaggactgggatAGCCTTGACGACCCTCCTCCGAATGGACTTGCCactaccagaagaaccaccaaagttgcccgcagaccgggccttattgctaccctctcgctccattatgTTCCTCAATTTGCGAGTCTCTGTTGCTTGAGTGAATAATATGatttttccatagttcatatcataattcaaggcagctgcagcagcctcattaattaccaagggactaaggccctgaaCAAGTCGGCGCACTCTAGCTTCCGtagtgggcagcatgtaaataacatacttagacaggtacgcgaatctcatatggtaatcccacacacttaggctaccttgcctcaagttctcaaacttagcagcatgggctgccttagtctcggaaGGCAATAAATGATCAATTAAGGCATCGACAAACTCAACCCACCTCGTcagagggctcccttcttcacgggactcctcccatagttcaaaccaagaatatgccacctctttcaggcggtaggaggccaattccactgcctctgtctcagtagcacgtataactcggagagtcttgtgcatatCATTGGCGAtcctcctctgggttagtacccgtgaacactggaggatccaactggtggaacctgttcaccctggaactagtagaatcccctggctgactggaagatgTGGGTGCAAAATTTGATCTCTGAGCCTAGgatgccactatctgagccaacatctgtatggctcccctaagatcaacatcagaaacactagaatcggaagctggaattAGAGGTGGAATTGGTATATCAGtcggagggaccgttgcaccctcagtaggtgtagggataggtgcggtctgatcagttgtagtagaatcaggaagtgtagtaactggagaaatattctcactcctcgggtgctcaccagcatcatttgtcacgccccaaacacAACATAACAAGTTTGAcatccccagcaccaatatacaacccacactatgtctacgaagcctctatagataaagaagagtacaatgataatgtcggcaacaaggccccgagtatacctcaaacagaatatacAAGGTACAAAAGAtgcatgaccccgggatgaagtggggctcaccaagtcagctgggaagaaggtgtactgctatcactgatcaatatctcctgttgtggaaccacctgcatccatttaaagatgcagtgcccccggcaaaaggggcaTTAGTATCGTCGAATAGCAccagtatgtataactaaacacccactcaatagaacaaataatacaaacaagaatatcataatatcaatgaaagcattaatcaatatcaaacctccatttaggatcaagacaatgttcaatttaattttcatatctcacgtggggagatttttagtatcgatataccattgtccacaataccattattcaccatatcagtaccaccgtactctcagcacggagtccgatcacgacccgaccggctaggctatctccttaGAGACATCGACcataattactctcaatatcaataccaccgtctttaacacggagtccgatcacgacccgatcggctaggctatccattagggacatcgaccacaatcaccatttcaattacaatttccagcacaaccACCattatgtgtgcggcatggtgtccgatcacgacccgaccggctaggctgtcttattcgagacatcaacctttttatatcaatcatcg from Nicotiana tomentosiformis chromosome 11, ASM39032v3, whole genome shotgun sequence encodes:
- the LOC138901344 gene encoding uncharacterized protein yields the protein MHKTLRVIRATETEAVELASYRLKEVAYSWFELWEESREEGSPLTRWVEFVDALIDHLLPSETKAAHAAKFENLRQGSLSVWDYHMRFAYLSKYVIYMLPTTEARVRRLVQGLSPLVINEAAAAALNYDMNYGKIILFTQATETRKLRNIMEREGSNKARSAGNFGGSSGSGKSIRRRVVKAIPVLCSVFS